CACCACAAGCCGCTACGAGTGGATGTTCTGGGAGATGGGCTACCGCCGGGAGTCCTGGCCGCTCTGAGCCAGGTTAGACCTTGGGCCCCTTAGCGCGGGCGATGTTGGCCGTGGTGAGAGGGCTCGGGACCCCGCGCATCATCACGTTGACGCAGGCGACCCGCCCTGACTTCAGCGCCCGGTCGAGGGCGGGACGAAGTTCCGCGGGCACTTCGACGTGCTCGCCGTGGCCGCCCATCCCTTCGATGACCTTGTCGTAGCGGACAGGACCCAGCTCCACGCCGACGGTCCGATCGTAGAACGCGGCCTGCAGCTCGCGCTCCATCCCCCAGCCGCAGTCGTTCCCGACGACGACGACGACCGGCGCGTTGAAGCGGAGCGCCGTGTGCAGCTCCCAGGAGTGGAAGGCCATGCCGCCGTCACCGGTCAGGATCACGACCGGGCAGTCGGGCTTGGCGAGCTTGGCGACGACGCCCAGCGGGATCGCCGCGCCGACGGTCCCGAGGGCGCCGAGCCTGACCCAGTGGCCCGGCTTGCGCGCGGGGAGGGCGAGCCGGCACCACTGAGCGAAGTCTCCGCCGTCGATCACCCAGACCACGTCCGAGTTCACCGCCTCGCGCACCTCCCTGACGATCCGCAGCGGGTGCACCGGCGAGGCGTCGGAGGTCTCGTCGGGCCGGCGTGACTCCGCCGCCGCGCGCCGGGCGGCGCGAAGCCGCTCGGCCCAGGGCTTCTCCTTCCAGCCTCCGCGCTTCTCGGCGCCCGCCGCCATCTGGGCCAGGAAGGCGCCGGCGTCGCACTGGATCGGGAGCTGGGCATTCCTATTCCGGCCGAGCTCTGCGGCGTGGATGTCCACCTGGATCAGGTGGGCATTCGGGCCGAACAGGTTGCCGTAGCCCAGGCGGAAGTCGATCCGCTTGCCGATCAGCAGGACGACGTCGGCCTCCCTGATCTCGCGGGCCGCAGGGTTGAGGACCGCGTCGGCGTAGCCGAAGCAGAGCGGGTGCTCGTCGGAGAGGCTGCCGCGTGCCATGCCGATCGTGAAGCAGGGGAGCGCCGTCGCCTCGACGAAGCGTTGGAGGGGCTCCCACGCGCGAGCCCACCAGATCCCGCTCCCCGCGATGATCGCGGGCCGCTCGGCACTCTGGAGCCGATCCAGCGCGGCGTCGACGGCATCCGGCGACGCGGCCGTGGCCTCGTGGCGCCACGGCTCGGGGATCGCGATTCTCGAATCGTCCACCGCCGCCTCCAGGACGTCGCCCGGGATGGTGAGGTGGACCGGGCCGGGCCGGCCGCTCACCGCCTCCCGGTAGGCGATGGCGGCGTACTGGCCAAGGCGCGCCGGGTCGGTGACGACGCGCGCCCACTTGGTGATGGGGCGGACCAGCTCCACCTGGTCGATCTCCTGGAGCGGTCCCCTGTCGCGGAGCCCCCACTCGTGCATGCCGCTGATGGCGATGATCGGGGAGCAGGCCATCCACGCCGTCGCGATGCCGGTGATGGAATTGGTGTGGCCGGGGCCGCCGGTGACGACCGAGACTCCGGGCTGGCCGGTGACCCGGGCCCAGCCGTCCGCCATGTGGGTCGCGCCCGACTCCTGCCTCACATCCACGATGGTGATCC
This region of Candidatus Rokuibacteriota bacterium genomic DNA includes:
- a CDS encoding thiamine pyrophosphate-binding protein, with translation MGTITGAHLLIRTLKRHGVRRLFGLCGDHVNAIFNACLDEGITIVDVRQESGATHMADGWARVTGQPGVSVVTGGPGHTNSITGIATAWMACSPIIAISGMHEWGLRDRGPLQEIDQVELVRPITKWARVVTDPARLGQYAAIAYREAVSGRPGPVHLTIPGDVLEAAVDDSRIAIPEPWRHEATAASPDAVDAALDRLQSAERPAIIAGSGIWWARAWEPLQRFVEATALPCFTIGMARGSLSDEHPLCFGYADAVLNPAAREIREADVVLLIGKRIDFRLGYGNLFGPNAHLIQVDIHAAELGRNRNAQLPIQCDAGAFLAQMAAGAEKRGGWKEKPWAERLRAARRAAAESRRPDETSDASPVHPLRIVREVREAVNSDVVWVIDGGDFAQWCRLALPARKPGHWVRLGALGTVGAAIPLGVVAKLAKPDCPVVILTGDGGMAFHSWELHTALRFNAPVVVVVGNDCGWGMERELQAAFYDRTVGVELGPVRYDKVIEGMGGHGEHVEVPAELRPALDRALKSGRVACVNVMMRGVPSPLTTANIARAKGPKV